The Mycobacteriales bacterium sequence CCGACCTCCATCGCCTCGGCCGCGTCGCTGGGCACGCCGAGCCCGGCGTCCACCACCACCGGCACATGGGCCTGCGCGACGATCACCTCGATCGCGTCGCGGGTGCGCAGCCCGCGGTTGCTCCCGATCCAGGCACCGAGCGGCATCACCGTGGCGCAGCCGGCCTCCTCGAGGTGGCGGCACAGCACCGGGTCGGCGCTGCAGTACGGCAGCACGGTGAAGCCCTCGGCGACCAGTCGCTCGGCCGCCCGCAGCGTCCCGATCGGGTCGGGCGCGAGGGTGCGCGGGTCAGGCGTCACCTCGAGCTTGACCAGGTCGGTGCCGGTGCCGGCCCGACCCAGCCGCGCGAGCCGGACCGCCTCGTCGGCGTCGACGGCACCAGAGGTGTTCGGCAACAGGTGCAGGTCGGCCGGCACGAAATCCAGGACG is a genomic window containing:
- a CDS encoding thiazole synthase, whose amino-acid sequence is MTVLPDLWSVGDRVLTSRLLVGTGKFRSHVVMREALVASGAEVVTVALRRVDLDRVAGNGGQGGDVLDFVPADLHLLPNTSGAVDADEAVRLARLGRAGTGTDLVKLEVTPDPRTLAPDPIGTLRAAERLVAEGFTVLPYCSADPVLCRHLEEAGCATVMPLGAWIGSNRGLRTRDAIEVIVAQAHVPVVVDAGLGVPSDAAEAMEVGADAVLVNTAIAVAADPVTMAQAFALATRAGRLGHLAGRGAVREQAEASSPLTGFLAGPDQE